Proteins from one Mesotoga infera genomic window:
- the rny gene encoding ribonuclease Y produces MILVIVGIMVGLAAGFTLAYYILIPRAVKKVKDDLQNQLKAAKQDSESILKRANEEAEHLKKKALIEGREELHKLREEQEKEFKRDREELKQWEERISRREDNIDKKEETIEKARQQVENERIAVETMKEEAEKKLFHLSELTMEEARDIVLKRAEEIYEHDLAQKLKQLKDQYDEEGSRYAKWVIVNSIQRYAADYTGDVTVSTVSLPSDEMKGRIIGREGRNIRAFEKLTGSDLVIDDTPEVVVVSCFNPLRRAIAKMTLDKLVEDGRIHPARIEEMYEKSKKEIYNEIKEAGQEALMKVGIPSMHPELVKLLGRLKFRTSYGQNVLQHSIEVAHLAALMASELGLNVDKVKRGAILHDIGKAVDHEIEGSHSIIGGEIAKRFGEKNQVVNMIQYHHGETEAITPEAVLVAAADAVSASRPGARRESLDMYIKRLESLENIATGFKHIEKAYAIQAGREIRVIVEPEKVDDILAEKLAMDIAKKIEEELEYPGVIKVTVIRERRSVSYAS; encoded by the coding sequence ATGATTTTAGTAATAGTTGGAATAATGGTCGGTCTGGCAGCCGGATTTACCCTGGCCTATTATATATTGATTCCTCGGGCCGTCAAAAAAGTAAAAGATGATTTGCAAAATCAGCTTAAAGCGGCTAAACAAGACTCGGAATCGATACTAAAAAGGGCAAACGAAGAGGCCGAACACCTCAAAAAGAAAGCCTTGATCGAGGGCAGAGAAGAATTACATAAACTGAGGGAAGAGCAAGAAAAGGAGTTCAAGAGAGACAGGGAAGAACTCAAGCAATGGGAAGAAAGGATCTCAAGAAGAGAGGACAACATCGATAAGAAGGAAGAGACTATCGAAAAGGCGAGACAACAGGTCGAGAATGAAAGGATAGCGGTGGAGACCATGAAAGAAGAGGCCGAAAAGAAATTATTCCACCTTTCCGAACTCACCATGGAAGAAGCCAGAGATATTGTCCTCAAGAGAGCCGAGGAGATATACGAACACGATCTGGCGCAGAAGCTCAAACAGCTTAAAGACCAGTACGACGAAGAGGGGAGTCGTTACGCCAAATGGGTCATCGTCAATTCGATACAGAGGTATGCGGCCGACTATACCGGAGATGTAACCGTAAGCACGGTGAGTCTGCCGTCCGACGAGATGAAGGGAAGAATAATAGGTAGAGAGGGAAGAAATATAAGGGCCTTCGAGAAACTCACCGGATCGGACCTTGTGATCGACGACACGCCAGAAGTGGTTGTTGTCTCCTGTTTCAACCCCTTAAGAAGGGCCATAGCGAAAATGACTCTTGACAAACTGGTTGAAGACGGTAGAATTCATCCGGCTCGCATAGAAGAGATGTACGAAAAATCGAAGAAGGAGATTTACAACGAAATAAAGGAAGCCGGTCAAGAAGCGCTTATGAAGGTTGGGATACCTTCCATGCATCCCGAACTGGTCAAGCTTCTCGGACGGTTGAAGTTCAGAACCAGTTACGGTCAGAACGTCCTGCAACACTCCATAGAAGTCGCGCATCTGGCCGCTCTAATGGCTTCGGAGCTGGGGCTGAACGTTGACAAGGTCAAGCGCGGGGCTATACTCCACGATATAGGAAAGGCCGTAGATCATGAAATCGAAGGATCGCACTCGATTATCGGGGGAGAGATAGCCAAGAGATTTGGAGAGAAGAACCAGGTGGTGAACATGATTCAGTACCACCACGGCGAGACCGAAGCCATAACCCCAGAGGCCGTTCTCGTGGCAGCGGCTGATGCCGTTTCTGCGTCTAGACCCGGTGCCAGGAGAGAATCGCTTGATATGTACATAAAGAGACTGGAAAGCCTGGAAAACATAGCCACAGGTTTCAAACACATCGAAAAGGCCTACGCCATACAGGCCGGCAGAGAAATACGTGTTATCGTCGAGCCTGAGAAAGTGGATGATATACTGGCTGAAAAGCTGGCGATGGACATAGCCAAAAAGATCGAAGAAGAACTTGAATACCCAGGAGTTATCAAGGTAACTGTCATCAGGGAACGCAGGAGCGTTTCCTACGCGTCGTGA
- a CDS encoding regulatory protein RecX, which produces MKSDPVGDALRYLKFRLRSAREIQEYLTRRQYDQSEIAETMKKLVEQGLINDERFAAIYISDGLNVHYKGPFRLKMELLELGVAEETIEEAMNREIKECDLKEIIKRAIGNARAEDAEKLRRKLFRRGFPIGSIDEVLREIL; this is translated from the coding sequence ATGAAGTCTGATCCGGTCGGCGATGCATTGAGATACTTGAAGTTCAGACTTAGATCGGCCAGAGAAATTCAGGAATACCTCACTCGAAGGCAGTACGACCAGAGTGAAATCGCCGAAACCATGAAGAAATTGGTAGAGCAGGGTTTGATAAACGATGAGCGGTTTGCGGCCATTTATATAAGCGACGGTCTCAACGTTCACTACAAAGGGCCGTTCAGATTGAAGATGGAGCTTTTGGAGCTGGGCGTGGCCGAGGAAACTATAGAAGAGGCCATGAACAGAGAAATTAAAGAGTGTGACTTGAAAGAGATAATCAAGAGAGCCATTGGAAACGCAAGGGCAGAGGACGCTGAAAAACTAAGGAGAAAACTCTTCAGAAGGGGTTTCCCGATTGGGAGTATCGATGAAGTATTGAGAGAGATATTGTGA